In Aedes albopictus strain Foshan chromosome 3, AalbF5, whole genome shotgun sequence, the following are encoded in one genomic region:
- the LOC109425852 gene encoding plasma membrane calcium-transporting ATPase 1 isoform X6 — MATIDGRPAQYQITLKNLREIMEHRGREGVSIVNEYGGTHEICKKLYTHPNDGLSGSKADIEHRRETFGSNTIPPKPPKSFLMLVWEALQDVTLIILEIAAIISLLLSFYQPADDDEPVLEEEEEHYSWIEGLAILVSVFVVVIVTAFNDYSKEKQFRGLQSRIEGEHKFSVIRGGDAVQINIGEIVVGDICQIKYGDLLPADGLLIQSNDLKIDESSLTGESDHVKKSELTDPMVLSGTHVMEGSGKMVVTAVGVNSQAGIIFTLLGAAVDEHEAAAKKKKKDAKKEKKLKDGGDEITNNSHHPALKSQTTVDSITSDDGEEGKSSGGGGGGHGGKEKSVLQAKLTKLAIQIGYAGSTIAVLTVIILIIQFCIQTFVIEQKHWRNSYANNLVKHFIIGVTVLVVAVPEGLPLAVTLSLAYSVKKMMKDNNLVRHLDACETMGNATAICSDKTGTLTTNRMTVVQSYICEKLCKVTPKFSDIPRIVGEAIIEGISLNSAYTTCLMPGTNPGDPLQQVGNKTECSLLGFVQGLGKSYQTIRDSHPEESFTRVYTFNSVRKSMSTVIPKSNGGYRVYCKGASEIVLKKCSFIYGQDGVLEKFTRDMQERLLHQVIEPMACDGLRTICIAFRDFVPGKAEINQVHIDSEPNWDDEDNIVSNLTCLCVVGIEDPVRPEVPDAIRKCQRAGITVRMVTGDNINTARSIATKCGIIRPQDDFLILEGKEFNRRIRDSNGDIQQHLLDKVWPKLRVLARSSPTDKYNLVKGIIDSKVSDNREVVAVTGDGTNDGPALKKADVGFAMGIAGTDVAKEASDIILTDDNFSSIVKAVMWGRNVYDSIAKFLQFQLTVNVVAVIVAFIGACAVQDSPLKAVQMLWMNLIMDTLASLALATEMPTPDLLLRKPYGRTKPLISRTMMKNILGQAIYQLIIVFGLLFVGDRFLDIESGRGQPLNSEATQHFTIIFNVFVFMTLFNELNARKIHGQRNIFEGLFTNPIFYSIWIVTLVSQIFIIQYGKVAFSTKALNIEQWLWSVFFGLGTLIWGQIVTTIPTRKMPKKMAWGRGEAEYTEAIRLGEERYDSMDNDKKPRAGSNIPTGRLIGTNVGDLKYIDEDQRLHNNQHIIEKFAVWTKSTTV, encoded by the exons ATGGCGACGATAGACGGACGTCCGGCGCAGTACCAGATCACGCTGAAGAATCTGCGCGAAATCATGGAGCACCGAGGCCGGGAAGGGGTCTCGATAGTGAACGAATACGGCGGCACGCACGAAATCTGCAAGAAGCTGTACACCCACCCGAACGACGGTCTGAGCGGCTCGAAAGCGGACATCGAGCACCGGCGGGAAACGTTCGGTTCCAACACAATACCTCCGAAACCACCGAAGTCCTTCCTGATGCTGGTGTGGGAGGCCCTGCAGGACGTGACGCTGATCATTCTGGAGATAGCCGCCATCATCTCGCTGCTGTTATCGTTTTACCAGCCGGCGGACGATGATGAACCAGTCCTGGAGGAAGAGGAGGAGCACTACTCGTGGATCGAGGGTTTGGCCATCCTGGTGTCGGTGTTTGTGGTCGTGATTGTGACGGCCTTCAATGACTACTCGAAGGAGAAGCAATTCCGAGGGCTCCAGTCACGGATCGAGGGCGAGCACAAGTTTTCCGTTATCCGCGGCGGCGACGCAGTCCAGATCAATATCGGCGAGATCGTGGTGGGCGACATCTGCCAGATCAAGTACGGCGATTTGCTTCCGGCCGACGGTCTCCTGATCCAGAGTAACGATCTGAAAATTGACGAGTCCTCGCTGACGGGCGAATCGGACCACGTGAAGAAGAGCGAACTGACGGATCCGATGGTGTTGTCCGGAACGCACGTTATGGAAGGTAGCGGAAAGATGGTCGTCACTGCCGTCGGTGTCAACTCCCAGGCCGGTATCATCTTCACCCTGCTGGGAGCGGCCGTTGATGAGCACGAAGCTGccgccaagaaaaagaaaaaggaTGCCAAGAAGGAAAAGAAACTGAAGGATGGCGGCGATGAGATCACCAACAACAGTCACCATCCGGCGCTGAAATCTCAGACGACCGTGGATTCCATCACGTCCGACGATGGCGAAGAGGGCAAGAGCAGCGGCGGAGGCGGAGGTGGCCACGGAGGCAAGGAAAAATCCGTCCTCCAAGCGAAACTTACCAAACTGGCCATCCAGATCGGCTACGCCGGTTCGACGATTGCCGTTCTGACCGTGATCATCCTCATCATCCAGTTCTGCATCCAAACGTTCGTCATCGAACAGAAGCACTGGCGAAACTCGTACGCAAACAATCTGGTCAAGCATTTCATCATCGGTGTGACCGTGTTGGTCGTTGCCGTACCGGAAGGTCTCCCGCTTGCCGTCACGCTTTCTCTCGCCTACTCCGTCAAGAAGATGATGAAGGACAACAATCTGGTACGCCATTTGGACGCTTGCGAAACCATGGGTAACGCCACTGCCATCTGCTCGGACAAGACCGGAACGCTGACCACCAACCGGATGACCGTGGTCCAATCGTACAtttgcgaaaagctatgcaaggTAACGCCCAAATTCTCCGACATCCCGCGGATAGTTGGCGAAGCGATCATCGAAGGTATCTCGCTCAACTCGGCCTACACCACTTGTCTGATGCCCGGCACCAATCCGGGAGATCCGCTCCAGCAGGTCGGAAACAAAACCGAATGCTCTCTGCTCGGGTTCGTGCAAGGATTGGGAAAAAGCTACCAAACCATTCGGGACAGCCATCCGGAGGAATCCTTCACCCGGGTGTACACGTTCAACTCGGTGCGAAAATCCATGAGTACCGTAATTCCGAAATCGAACGGTGGCTACCGGGTGTACTGCAAGGGAGCGTCGGAAATCGTCCTGAAGAAGTGTTCGTTCATCTACGGACAGGACGGAGTGCTGGAGAAGTTCACCCGTGATATGCAGGAACGCCTTCTGCATCAGGTGATCGAACCCATGGCATGCGACGGGCTGCGAACCATTTGTATCGCGTTCCGAGATTTCGTCCCCGGCAAGGCCGAGATCAACCAGGTGCACATCGACAGCGAGCCCAACTGGGACGACGAGGACAACATCGTGAGCAATCTGACGTGTTTGTGCGTGGTCGGTATCGAGGATCCGGTGCGGCCGGAAGTGCCGGACGCTATCCGAAAGTGCCAGCGAGCAGGAATCACCGTCCGGATGGTTACCGGAGACAACATCAACACGGCGCGGTCGATTGCCACCAAGTGTGGCATCATTCGGCCCCAGGATGACTTCCTCATTCTGGAGGGTAAGGAGTTCAACCGACGGATCCGGGACAGCAACGGGGACATTCAGCAACACCTGCTGGACAAGGTGTGGCCAAAGCTGCGGGTATTGGCCCGTTCGTCGCCAACGGATAAGTACAACCTGGTCAAGGGTATCATCGACAGTAAGGTATCGGATAATCGCGAGGTGGTGGCCGTCACTGGGGACGGTACGAACGACGGTCCGGCTCTGAAGAAGGCGGATGTCGGATTCGCCATGGGAATTGCCGGAACCGACGTGGCAAAGGAAGCTTCCGATATTATTCTAACCGATGACAATTTCAGCAGTATCGTCAAGGCCGTCATGTGGGGACGGAACGTTTACGATTCGATTGCCAAGTTCTTGCAGTTCCAGCTGACCGTCAACGTGGTAGCCGTGATTGTGGCGTTCATCGGCGCTTGTGCCGTACAGGATTCGCCTCTCAAAGCCGTACAGATGTTGTGGATGAACTTGATTATGGACACGTTGGCATCGTTGGCCCTGGCCACCGAAATGCCCACGCCGGATCTTTTGCTACGTAAACCGTACGGCCGAACGAAACCACTGATCTCACGCACAATGATGAAAAACATCCTGGGTCAAGCGATCTATCAATTGATCATCGTCTTTGGGCTCCTATTCGTCGGTGATCGATTCCTAGATATTGAGTCGGGTCGAGGTCAACCATTGAATTCGGAAGCGACACAGCATTTCACGATCATCTTCAACGTGTTTGTCTTCATGACGCTCTTCAACGAGCTGAACGCTCGGAAGATCCACGGCCAGCGGAACATTTTCGAGGGTCTCTTCACGAACCCGATCTTCTACAGCATCTGGATCGTAACCCTGGTGTCGCAAATCTTCATCATCCAGTACGGCAAGGTGGCCTTCTCGACCAAGGCGCTCAACATCGAACAATGGCTGTGGAGTGTATTCTTTGGCCTCGGAACGCTAATCTGGGGCCAGATCGTCACGACGATCCCCACCCGCAAGATGCCCAAGAAGATGGCGTGGGGTCGTGGCGAAGCAGAGTACACTGAAGCGATCCGACTCGGCGAGGAGCGCTACGACTCGATGGATAATGACAAGAAACCCCGTGCAG GTTCCAACATCCCAACCGGCCGGCTAATAGGTACTAATGTTGGCGATCTTAAGTATATTGATGAAGATCAAAGACTTCACAATAATCAGCACATAATAG
- the LOC109425852 gene encoding plasma membrane calcium-transporting ATPase 1 isoform X7 → MATIDGRPAQYQITLKNLREIMEHRGREGVSIVNEYGGTHEICKKLYTHPNDGLSGSKADIEHRRETFGSNTIPPKPPKSFLMLVWEALQDVTLIILEIAAIISLLLSFYQPADDDEPVLEEEEEHYSWIEGLAILVSVFVVVIVTAFNDYSKEKQFRGLQSRIEGEHKFSVIRGGDAVQINIGEIVVGDICQIKYGDLLPADGLLIQSNDLKIDESSLTGESDHVKKSELTDPMVLSGTHVMEGSGKMVVTAVGVNSQAGIIFTLLGAAVDEHEAAAKKKKKDAKKEKKLKDGGDEITNNSHHPALKSQTTVDSITSDDGEEGKSSGGGGGGHGGKEKSVLQAKLTKLAIQIGYAGSTIAVLTVIILIIQFCIQTFVIEQKHWRNSYANNLVKHFIIGVTVLVVAVPEGLPLAVTLSLAYSVKKMMKDNNLVRHLDACETMGNATAICSDKTGTLTTNRMTVVQSYICEKLCKVTPKFSDIPRIVGEAIIEGISLNSAYTTCLMPGTNPGDPLQQVGNKTECSLLGFVQGLGKSYQTIRDSHPEESFTRVYTFNSVRKSMSTVIPKSNGGYRVYCKGASEIVLKKCSFIYGQDGVLEKFTRDMQERLLHQVIEPMACDGLRTICIAFRDFVPGKAEINQVHIDSEPNWDDEDNIVSNLTCLCVVGIEDPVRPEVPDAIRKCQRAGITVRMVTGDNINTARSIATKCGIIRPQDDFLILEGKEFNRRIRDSNGDIQQHLLDKVWPKLRVLARSSPTDKYNLVKGIIDSKVSDNREVVAVTGDGTNDGPALKKADVGFAMGIAGTDVAKEASDIILTDDNFSSIVKAVMWGRNVYDSIAKFLQFQLTVNVVAVIVAFIGACAVQDSPLKAVQMLWMNLIMDTLASLALATEMPTPDLLLRKPYGRTKPLISRTMMKNILGQAIYQLIIVFGLLFVGDRFLDIESGRGQPLNSEATQHFTIIFNVFVFMTLFNELNARKIHGQRNIFEGLFTNPIFYSIWIVTLVSQIFIIQYGKVAFSTKALNIEQWLWSVFFGLGTLIWGQIVTTIPTRKMPKKMAWGRGEAEYTEAIRLGEERYDSMDNDKKPRAGSNIPTGRLIEKFAVWTKSTTV, encoded by the exons ATGGCGACGATAGACGGACGTCCGGCGCAGTACCAGATCACGCTGAAGAATCTGCGCGAAATCATGGAGCACCGAGGCCGGGAAGGGGTCTCGATAGTGAACGAATACGGCGGCACGCACGAAATCTGCAAGAAGCTGTACACCCACCCGAACGACGGTCTGAGCGGCTCGAAAGCGGACATCGAGCACCGGCGGGAAACGTTCGGTTCCAACACAATACCTCCGAAACCACCGAAGTCCTTCCTGATGCTGGTGTGGGAGGCCCTGCAGGACGTGACGCTGATCATTCTGGAGATAGCCGCCATCATCTCGCTGCTGTTATCGTTTTACCAGCCGGCGGACGATGATGAACCAGTCCTGGAGGAAGAGGAGGAGCACTACTCGTGGATCGAGGGTTTGGCCATCCTGGTGTCGGTGTTTGTGGTCGTGATTGTGACGGCCTTCAATGACTACTCGAAGGAGAAGCAATTCCGAGGGCTCCAGTCACGGATCGAGGGCGAGCACAAGTTTTCCGTTATCCGCGGCGGCGACGCAGTCCAGATCAATATCGGCGAGATCGTGGTGGGCGACATCTGCCAGATCAAGTACGGCGATTTGCTTCCGGCCGACGGTCTCCTGATCCAGAGTAACGATCTGAAAATTGACGAGTCCTCGCTGACGGGCGAATCGGACCACGTGAAGAAGAGCGAACTGACGGATCCGATGGTGTTGTCCGGAACGCACGTTATGGAAGGTAGCGGAAAGATGGTCGTCACTGCCGTCGGTGTCAACTCCCAGGCCGGTATCATCTTCACCCTGCTGGGAGCGGCCGTTGATGAGCACGAAGCTGccgccaagaaaaagaaaaaggaTGCCAAGAAGGAAAAGAAACTGAAGGATGGCGGCGATGAGATCACCAACAACAGTCACCATCCGGCGCTGAAATCTCAGACGACCGTGGATTCCATCACGTCCGACGATGGCGAAGAGGGCAAGAGCAGCGGCGGAGGCGGAGGTGGCCACGGAGGCAAGGAAAAATCCGTCCTCCAAGCGAAACTTACCAAACTGGCCATCCAGATCGGCTACGCCGGTTCGACGATTGCCGTTCTGACCGTGATCATCCTCATCATCCAGTTCTGCATCCAAACGTTCGTCATCGAACAGAAGCACTGGCGAAACTCGTACGCAAACAATCTGGTCAAGCATTTCATCATCGGTGTGACCGTGTTGGTCGTTGCCGTACCGGAAGGTCTCCCGCTTGCCGTCACGCTTTCTCTCGCCTACTCCGTCAAGAAGATGATGAAGGACAACAATCTGGTACGCCATTTGGACGCTTGCGAAACCATGGGTAACGCCACTGCCATCTGCTCGGACAAGACCGGAACGCTGACCACCAACCGGATGACCGTGGTCCAATCGTACAtttgcgaaaagctatgcaaggTAACGCCCAAATTCTCCGACATCCCGCGGATAGTTGGCGAAGCGATCATCGAAGGTATCTCGCTCAACTCGGCCTACACCACTTGTCTGATGCCCGGCACCAATCCGGGAGATCCGCTCCAGCAGGTCGGAAACAAAACCGAATGCTCTCTGCTCGGGTTCGTGCAAGGATTGGGAAAAAGCTACCAAACCATTCGGGACAGCCATCCGGAGGAATCCTTCACCCGGGTGTACACGTTCAACTCGGTGCGAAAATCCATGAGTACCGTAATTCCGAAATCGAACGGTGGCTACCGGGTGTACTGCAAGGGAGCGTCGGAAATCGTCCTGAAGAAGTGTTCGTTCATCTACGGACAGGACGGAGTGCTGGAGAAGTTCACCCGTGATATGCAGGAACGCCTTCTGCATCAGGTGATCGAACCCATGGCATGCGACGGGCTGCGAACCATTTGTATCGCGTTCCGAGATTTCGTCCCCGGCAAGGCCGAGATCAACCAGGTGCACATCGACAGCGAGCCCAACTGGGACGACGAGGACAACATCGTGAGCAATCTGACGTGTTTGTGCGTGGTCGGTATCGAGGATCCGGTGCGGCCGGAAGTGCCGGACGCTATCCGAAAGTGCCAGCGAGCAGGAATCACCGTCCGGATGGTTACCGGAGACAACATCAACACGGCGCGGTCGATTGCCACCAAGTGTGGCATCATTCGGCCCCAGGATGACTTCCTCATTCTGGAGGGTAAGGAGTTCAACCGACGGATCCGGGACAGCAACGGGGACATTCAGCAACACCTGCTGGACAAGGTGTGGCCAAAGCTGCGGGTATTGGCCCGTTCGTCGCCAACGGATAAGTACAACCTGGTCAAGGGTATCATCGACAGTAAGGTATCGGATAATCGCGAGGTGGTGGCCGTCACTGGGGACGGTACGAACGACGGTCCGGCTCTGAAGAAGGCGGATGTCGGATTCGCCATGGGAATTGCCGGAACCGACGTGGCAAAGGAAGCTTCCGATATTATTCTAACCGATGACAATTTCAGCAGTATCGTCAAGGCCGTCATGTGGGGACGGAACGTTTACGATTCGATTGCCAAGTTCTTGCAGTTCCAGCTGACCGTCAACGTGGTAGCCGTGATTGTGGCGTTCATCGGCGCTTGTGCCGTACAGGATTCGCCTCTCAAAGCCGTACAGATGTTGTGGATGAACTTGATTATGGACACGTTGGCATCGTTGGCCCTGGCCACCGAAATGCCCACGCCGGATCTTTTGCTACGTAAACCGTACGGCCGAACGAAACCACTGATCTCACGCACAATGATGAAAAACATCCTGGGTCAAGCGATCTATCAATTGATCATCGTCTTTGGGCTCCTATTCGTCGGTGATCGATTCCTAGATATTGAGTCGGGTCGAGGTCAACCATTGAATTCGGAAGCGACACAGCATTTCACGATCATCTTCAACGTGTTTGTCTTCATGACGCTCTTCAACGAGCTGAACGCTCGGAAGATCCACGGCCAGCGGAACATTTTCGAGGGTCTCTTCACGAACCCGATCTTCTACAGCATCTGGATCGTAACCCTGGTGTCGCAAATCTTCATCATCCAGTACGGCAAGGTGGCCTTCTCGACCAAGGCGCTCAACATCGAACAATGGCTGTGGAGTGTATTCTTTGGCCTCGGAACGCTAATCTGGGGCCAGATCGTCACGACGATCCCCACCCGCAAGATGCCCAAGAAGATGGCGTGGGGTCGTGGCGAAGCAGAGTACACTGAAGCGATCCGACTCGGCGAGGAGCGCTACGACTCGATGGATAATGACAAGAAACCCCGTGCAG GTTCCAACATCCCAACCGGCCGGCTAATAG
- the LOC109425852 gene encoding plasma membrane calcium-transporting ATPase 1 isoform X9 — MATIDGRPAQYQITLKNLREIMEHRGREGVSIVNEYGGTHEICKKLYTHPNDGLSGSKADIEHRRETFGSNTIPPKPPKSFLMLVWEALQDVTLIILEIAAIISLLLSFYQPADDDEPVLEEEEEHYSWIEGLAILVSVFVVVIVTAFNDYSKEKQFRGLQSRIEGEHKFSVIRGGDAVQINIGEIVVGDICQIKYGDLLPADGLLIQSNDLKIDESSLTGESDHVKKSELTDPMVLSGTHVMEGSGKMVVTAVGVNSQAGIIFTLLGAAVDEHEAAAKKKKKDAKKEKKLKDGGDEITNNSHHPALKSQTTVDSITSDDGEEGKSSGGGGGGHGGKEKSVLQAKLTKLAIQIGYAGSTIAVLTVIILIIQFCIQTFVIEQKHWRNSYANNLVKHFIIGVTVLVVAVPEGLPLAVTLSLAYSVKKMMKDNNLVRHLDACETMGNATAICSDKTGTLTTNRMTVVQSYICEKLCKVTPKFSDIPRIVGEAIIEGISLNSAYTTCLMPGTNPGDPLQQVGNKTECSLLGFVQGLGKSYQTIRDSHPEESFTRVYTFNSVRKSMSTVIPKSNGGYRVYCKGASEIVLKKCSFIYGQDGVLEKFTRDMQERLLHQVIEPMACDGLRTICIAFRDFVPGKAEINQVHIDSEPNWDDEDNIVSNLTCLCVVGIEDPVRPEVPDAIRKCQRAGITVRMVTGDNINTARSIATKCGIIRPQDDFLILEGKEFNRRIRDSNGDIQQHLLDKVWPKLRVLARSSPTDKYNLVKGIIDSKVSDNREVVAVTGDGTNDGPALKKADVGFAMGIAGTDVAKEASDIILTDDNFSSIVKAVMWGRNVYDSIAKFLQFQLTVNVVAVIVAFIGACAVQDSPLKAVQMLWMNLIMDTLASLALATEMPTPDLLLRKPYGRTKPLISRTMMKNILGQAIYQLIIVFGLLFVGDRFLDIESGRGQPLNSEATQHFTIIFNVFVFMTLFNELNARKIHGQRNIFEGLFTNPIFYSIWIVTLVSQIFIIQYGKVAFSTKALNIEQWLWSVFFGLGTLIWGQIVTTIPTRKMPKKMAWGRGEAEYTEAIRLGEERYDSMDNDKKPRAEKFAVWTKSTTV; from the coding sequence ATGGCGACGATAGACGGACGTCCGGCGCAGTACCAGATCACGCTGAAGAATCTGCGCGAAATCATGGAGCACCGAGGCCGGGAAGGGGTCTCGATAGTGAACGAATACGGCGGCACGCACGAAATCTGCAAGAAGCTGTACACCCACCCGAACGACGGTCTGAGCGGCTCGAAAGCGGACATCGAGCACCGGCGGGAAACGTTCGGTTCCAACACAATACCTCCGAAACCACCGAAGTCCTTCCTGATGCTGGTGTGGGAGGCCCTGCAGGACGTGACGCTGATCATTCTGGAGATAGCCGCCATCATCTCGCTGCTGTTATCGTTTTACCAGCCGGCGGACGATGATGAACCAGTCCTGGAGGAAGAGGAGGAGCACTACTCGTGGATCGAGGGTTTGGCCATCCTGGTGTCGGTGTTTGTGGTCGTGATTGTGACGGCCTTCAATGACTACTCGAAGGAGAAGCAATTCCGAGGGCTCCAGTCACGGATCGAGGGCGAGCACAAGTTTTCCGTTATCCGCGGCGGCGACGCAGTCCAGATCAATATCGGCGAGATCGTGGTGGGCGACATCTGCCAGATCAAGTACGGCGATTTGCTTCCGGCCGACGGTCTCCTGATCCAGAGTAACGATCTGAAAATTGACGAGTCCTCGCTGACGGGCGAATCGGACCACGTGAAGAAGAGCGAACTGACGGATCCGATGGTGTTGTCCGGAACGCACGTTATGGAAGGTAGCGGAAAGATGGTCGTCACTGCCGTCGGTGTCAACTCCCAGGCCGGTATCATCTTCACCCTGCTGGGAGCGGCCGTTGATGAGCACGAAGCTGccgccaagaaaaagaaaaaggaTGCCAAGAAGGAAAAGAAACTGAAGGATGGCGGCGATGAGATCACCAACAACAGTCACCATCCGGCGCTGAAATCTCAGACGACCGTGGATTCCATCACGTCCGACGATGGCGAAGAGGGCAAGAGCAGCGGCGGAGGCGGAGGTGGCCACGGAGGCAAGGAAAAATCCGTCCTCCAAGCGAAACTTACCAAACTGGCCATCCAGATCGGCTACGCCGGTTCGACGATTGCCGTTCTGACCGTGATCATCCTCATCATCCAGTTCTGCATCCAAACGTTCGTCATCGAACAGAAGCACTGGCGAAACTCGTACGCAAACAATCTGGTCAAGCATTTCATCATCGGTGTGACCGTGTTGGTCGTTGCCGTACCGGAAGGTCTCCCGCTTGCCGTCACGCTTTCTCTCGCCTACTCCGTCAAGAAGATGATGAAGGACAACAATCTGGTACGCCATTTGGACGCTTGCGAAACCATGGGTAACGCCACTGCCATCTGCTCGGACAAGACCGGAACGCTGACCACCAACCGGATGACCGTGGTCCAATCGTACAtttgcgaaaagctatgcaaggTAACGCCCAAATTCTCCGACATCCCGCGGATAGTTGGCGAAGCGATCATCGAAGGTATCTCGCTCAACTCGGCCTACACCACTTGTCTGATGCCCGGCACCAATCCGGGAGATCCGCTCCAGCAGGTCGGAAACAAAACCGAATGCTCTCTGCTCGGGTTCGTGCAAGGATTGGGAAAAAGCTACCAAACCATTCGGGACAGCCATCCGGAGGAATCCTTCACCCGGGTGTACACGTTCAACTCGGTGCGAAAATCCATGAGTACCGTAATTCCGAAATCGAACGGTGGCTACCGGGTGTACTGCAAGGGAGCGTCGGAAATCGTCCTGAAGAAGTGTTCGTTCATCTACGGACAGGACGGAGTGCTGGAGAAGTTCACCCGTGATATGCAGGAACGCCTTCTGCATCAGGTGATCGAACCCATGGCATGCGACGGGCTGCGAACCATTTGTATCGCGTTCCGAGATTTCGTCCCCGGCAAGGCCGAGATCAACCAGGTGCACATCGACAGCGAGCCCAACTGGGACGACGAGGACAACATCGTGAGCAATCTGACGTGTTTGTGCGTGGTCGGTATCGAGGATCCGGTGCGGCCGGAAGTGCCGGACGCTATCCGAAAGTGCCAGCGAGCAGGAATCACCGTCCGGATGGTTACCGGAGACAACATCAACACGGCGCGGTCGATTGCCACCAAGTGTGGCATCATTCGGCCCCAGGATGACTTCCTCATTCTGGAGGGTAAGGAGTTCAACCGACGGATCCGGGACAGCAACGGGGACATTCAGCAACACCTGCTGGACAAGGTGTGGCCAAAGCTGCGGGTATTGGCCCGTTCGTCGCCAACGGATAAGTACAACCTGGTCAAGGGTATCATCGACAGTAAGGTATCGGATAATCGCGAGGTGGTGGCCGTCACTGGGGACGGTACGAACGACGGTCCGGCTCTGAAGAAGGCGGATGTCGGATTCGCCATGGGAATTGCCGGAACCGACGTGGCAAAGGAAGCTTCCGATATTATTCTAACCGATGACAATTTCAGCAGTATCGTCAAGGCCGTCATGTGGGGACGGAACGTTTACGATTCGATTGCCAAGTTCTTGCAGTTCCAGCTGACCGTCAACGTGGTAGCCGTGATTGTGGCGTTCATCGGCGCTTGTGCCGTACAGGATTCGCCTCTCAAAGCCGTACAGATGTTGTGGATGAACTTGATTATGGACACGTTGGCATCGTTGGCCCTGGCCACCGAAATGCCCACGCCGGATCTTTTGCTACGTAAACCGTACGGCCGAACGAAACCACTGATCTCACGCACAATGATGAAAAACATCCTGGGTCAAGCGATCTATCAATTGATCATCGTCTTTGGGCTCCTATTCGTCGGTGATCGATTCCTAGATATTGAGTCGGGTCGAGGTCAACCATTGAATTCGGAAGCGACACAGCATTTCACGATCATCTTCAACGTGTTTGTCTTCATGACGCTCTTCAACGAGCTGAACGCTCGGAAGATCCACGGCCAGCGGAACATTTTCGAGGGTCTCTTCACGAACCCGATCTTCTACAGCATCTGGATCGTAACCCTGGTGTCGCAAATCTTCATCATCCAGTACGGCAAGGTGGCCTTCTCGACCAAGGCGCTCAACATCGAACAATGGCTGTGGAGTGTATTCTTTGGCCTCGGAACGCTAATCTGGGGCCAGATCGTCACGACGATCCCCACCCGCAAGATGCCCAAGAAGATGGCGTGGGGTCGTGGCGAAGCAGAGTACACTGAAGCGATCCGACTCGGCGAGGAGCGCTACGACTCGATGGATAATGACAAGAAACCCCGTGCAG